The Primulina eburnea isolate SZY01 chromosome 8, ASM2296580v1, whole genome shotgun sequence genome contains a region encoding:
- the LOC140838439 gene encoding LOW QUALITY PROTEIN: nucleobase-ascorbate transporter 1-like (The sequence of the model RefSeq protein was modified relative to this genomic sequence to represent the inferred CDS: inserted 2 bases in 1 codon), which translates to MGDITHPPMEQLQDLEYCIDSNPPWPETILLAFQNYVLVLGTSVMIPTLLVPWMGGSDGDKARVIQTLLFVAGINTLLQTLFGTRLPAVVGGSFAYVIPIAYIINDSSLQKINEPHVRFIQTMRAIQGALIVAASIQIILGYSQVWGLFSRFFSPLGMAPVVGLVGLGLFQRGFPAMGNCIEIGLPALLLVIGLSQYLKQVKPLRDFPIFERFPVLVCVTVIWVYSVILTASGAYRNRPIVTQYSCRTDRSNLISTAPWFKFPYPLQWGPPTFAAGHAFAMMSAVLVSMVESTGAYKAASRLAIATPPPAYVLSRGIGWQGIGVLLSGLFGTCSGSTVSVENVGLLGLTRVGSRRVVQISSAFMIFFAIFGKFGAVFASIPFPIFAAFYCVLFGLVGSVGLSFLQFTNMNSMRNLFITGLSLFLGISVPQFFDHYLAXPPHGLVHTNAGWFNAFLNAIFTSPATVGLLVAVFLDNTIEVEKSKKDRGMPWWVKFRTFRGDNRNEEFYTLPFNLNRFFPPT; encoded by the exons ATGGGTGACATTACACACCCTCCCATGGAACAGCTTCAAGACCTTGAATACTGCATTGATTCTAATCCTCCATGGC CTGAAACCATCTTGTTAGCATTTCAGAATTATGTATTAGTACTTGGCACAAGTGTGATGATCCCAACATTGCTTGTCCCATGGATGGGTGGATCTGAT GGCGACAAAGCACGTGTCATACAAACATTGCTTTTTGTAGCTGGCATAAACACACTTCTTCAAACGCTCTTTGGAACGAGGTTACCTGCCGTTGTTGGGGGGTCATTCGCATATGTCATTCCTATAGCATATATTATTAATGATTCATCACTGCAAAAGATTAATGAGCCTCATGTT AGATTTATTCAAACGATGAGAGCTATCCAAGGAGCTCTGATAGTTGCTGCAAGCATACAAATAATTCTTGGCTACAGCCAAGTATGGGGACTCTTTTCACG ATTTTTCAGTCCTCTTGGAATGGCACCTGTCGTTGGATTGGTTGGTTTGGGATTATTTCAACGGGGCTTTCCTGCG ATGGGGAATTGTATAGAAATTGGCCTACCAGCCCTTTTATTGGTTATTGGATTGTCACAA TATCTTAAACAAGTTAAACCATTAAGGGACTTCCCCATCTTTGAACGATTTCCAGTATTGGTTTGTGTCACTGTTATTTGGGTATACTCCGTCATATTAACTGCAAGTGGAGCCTACCGTAACAGACCAATTGTTACTCAGTACAGTTGCCGAACAGACAGATCCAACCttatatccacagctccatg GTTCAAGTTCCCTTATCCTCTTCAGTGGGGGCCACCGACTTTTGCAGCTGGTCACGCCTTCGCCATGATGTCTGCTGTTCTTGTCTCAATGGTTGAG TCCACTGGGGCTTATAAGGCGGCATCTCGTCTGGCAATTGCCACCCCACCTCCTGCCTATGTGCTCAGCCGTGGCATTGGTTGGCAG GGAATAGGGGTTTTGCTCAGTGGTCTTTTTGGAACATGCAGTGGTTCTACTGTATCTGT TGAAAATGTGGGACTTCTTGGACTAACTCGAGTTGGAAGCCGTAGAGTTGTGCAGATTTCATCTGCCTTCATGATATTCTTTGCCATCTTTG GGAAATTTGGAGCTGTTTTTGCATCTATACCATTCCCAATATTTGCTGCATTCTACTGTGTTTTATTCGGTCTCGTTG GTTCTGTCGGCTTATCATTTCTTCAATTCACTAACATGAATTCTATGAGGAACCTGTTCATCACCGGTCTCTCACTGTTCCTCGGGATCTCTGTTCCTCAATTCTTTGATCACTACTTGGC TCCTCCACATGGACTGGTTCACACAAATGCTGGATGG TTTAACGCGTTTTTGAATGCCATATTCACATCTCCTGCAACTGTGGGATTACTTGTCGCTGTATTTCTCGACAACACAATAGAGGTAGAGAAGTCGAAAAAAGATCGAGGGATGCCTTGGTGGGTAAAGTTCAGGACGTTTAGGGGCGACAACCGGAATGAAGAATTCTATACATTGCCATTTAATCTCAACAGATTCTTTCCACCAACATAA
- the LOC140838440 gene encoding uncharacterized protein produces the protein MHPATVPPPLSPSAPPSPSEILREVTQLIGLLLPSALSVTCFASKWQILRSRLATLKSLLSEVSDSTHWSENPLLLTIIPALLSTLRRVQTLCEQCCDASFSRGKLLMQSDLDMAAGWLSKQINDLDLLLRSGVLHQSTAIVLSRPNAGSSKEELTFFIKDLFTRIQIGGLEFKRKALDSLIQLLSEEEKSAGLVAKEGNVGCLISLLDLNAHDSVQEPAVVAVSLLISAGDLPRKCLFEEGALGPLLKVIEFSSMSMKEKASMAVESITADPDNAWAISAYGGVPILIELCKSGSLVAQSHAVGAIRNVSIVEDIRNLLVEERALPVLMQLLISGNPSAQAKAASCVSILASSGEYFCDLLLQEKGLKKLLHLFHECTNAETLEHVLRAIYSLSATDTSYRILSGSTKFIVQIAELIKHGNVKLQHVCASLLANLSISDGDKRAIGGCMGYLVKLMESVKPDGMQEVGAKALISLLSVKSNKKEFVGDEKSLMRLVQMLDPEDVVVSKKFPVAMVSAIMAGGSQSCRKRLVAAGVYAHLQILAEMDVVGAKKALQRVSGNRLTSIFTRTWRG, from the coding sequence ATGCATCCCGCCACCGTCCCGCCACCGCTATCGCCGTCCGCGCCACCGTCTCCTTCCGAGATCCTCCGAGAGGTAACGCAACTCATCGGTCTTCTCCTCCCCTCCGCTCTTTCCGTCACTTGCTTTGCCTCTAAGTGGCAGATTCTTCGGTCGAGACTCGCTACCCTTAAATCTCTTCTCTCGGAAGTCTCCGACTCCACTCACTGGTCGGAGAATCCTTTGCTTCTCACGATTATTCCGGCCTTGCTTTCCACCCTCCGCCGCGTGCAGACACTCTGCGAACAGTGCTGTGACGCTTCTTTCAGCCGCGGGAAGCTTTTGATGCAATCCGATCTTGACATGGCCGCTGGATGGCTTTCCAAACAAATCAACGACCTCGACCTCCTACTACGATCTGGGGTTCTCCATCAGTCTACCGCCATTGTTCTCTCTCGGCCCAATGCTGGTTCCTCGAAGGAAGAACTCACCTTTTTTATTAAAGACCTCTTTACTAGAATTCAGATCGGTGGGCTGGAGTTCAAGCGGAAGGCCTTGGATTCATTGATTCAGCTCCTTTCTGAGGAAGAAAAGTCCGCAGGGTTAGTTGCCAAGGAAGGGAATGTCGGCTGTTTGATCTCCTTGCTCGATCTGAATGCGCATGATTCCGTGCAGGAACCAGCGGTTGTGGCAGTGTCATTGCTCATATCTGCTGGAGATTTGCCTAGGAAATGCTTGTTTGAGGAGGGGGCATTGGGCCCTTTGTTGAAAGTAATTGAATTCAGCTCTATGTCCATGAAGGAAAAGGCTTCCATGGCTGTGGAATCTATTACTGCTGATCCTGACAATGCTTGGGCAATTTCTGCTTATGGGGGCGTCCCAATACTAATAGAATTGTGTAAATCTGGTTCCCTTGTAGCTCAATCGCACGCTGTTGGTGCGATAAGGAATGTTTCGATTGTGGAAGATATTCGGAATTTGTTGGTCGAAGAAAGGGCACTTCCTGTTTTGATGCAATTGCTTATTTCTGGGAATCCATCAGCACAAGCAAAAGCCGCCAGTTGCGTATCCATTCTTGCTTCTTCAGGTGAATATTTTTGCGATTTATTGTTACAAGAAAAGGGTTTGAAAAAGTTGCTACATTTGTTTCACGAGTGTACGAATGCTGAAACTTTAGAACATGTGTTGCGAGCAATTTATTCATTATCTGCTACGGATACGAGTTACCGCATTTTATCTGGTTCGACCAAGTTTATTGTACAAATCGCGGAGCTTATAAAGCATGGGAATGTAAAGTTACAGCATGTTTGTGCCTCCTTGCTTGCTAATTTATCAATTAGTGATGGTGATAAAAGGGCGATAGGTGGGTGTATGGGCTATTTGGTGAAGTTAATGGAGTCCGTGAAGCCCGATGGAATGCAGGAGGTTGGGGCAAAAGCGTTAATATCACTCTTGTCAGTGAAATCAAATAAGAAAGAGTTCGTGGGGGACGAGAAAAGTTTGATGAGGTTGGTGCAAATGTTGGATCCCGAAGATGTGGTTGTTTCCAAGAAGTTTCCTGTAGCGATGGTGTCAGCAATCATGGCCGGTGGTAGCCAAAGTTGTCGAAAGAGGCTTGTGGCGGCCGGTGTCTATGCCCATTTGCAGATATTGGCAGAAATGGATGTGGTTGGAGCTAAGAAGGCTTTGCAAAGAGTCTCCGGAAATAGGCTGACAAGTATATTTACAAGGACATGGAGGGGCTAG